A single window of Rhizobium sp. SL42 DNA harbors:
- a CDS encoding single-stranded DNA-binding protein, with protein sequence MAGSVNKVILIGNLGADPEIRRTQDGRPIANLRIATSETWRDRNSGERKEKTEWHTVVIFNEGLCKVAEQYLKKGSTVYIEGALQTRKWQDQSGQDRYSTEVVLQGFNSTLTMLGGRGDGGGASRGGDFGGAGGGYDDYGSAPASSAPRGGSAGRGSSAPSGGFSRDLDDDIPF encoded by the coding sequence ATGGCTGGTAGCGTCAACAAGGTCATCCTGATCGGCAATCTCGGCGCCGATCCTGAAATCCGCCGGACCCAGGACGGCCGGCCGATTGCCAACCTGCGGATTGCCACATCGGAAACATGGCGCGACCGCAATAGCGGCGAGCGCAAGGAAAAGACCGAATGGCACACGGTCGTCATCTTCAACGAAGGCCTTTGCAAGGTTGCCGAGCAGTATCTGAAGAAGGGCTCCACGGTCTATATCGAGGGCGCGCTGCAGACCCGCAAGTGGCAGGACCAGAGCGGTCAGGACCGCTACTCGACGGAAGTGGTGCTGCAGGGATTCAACTCGACCCTGACAATGCTGGGAGGTCGTGGCGATGGCGGCGGCGCATCGCGTGGCGGTGACTTCGGCGGCGCAGGCGGTGGTTATGACGACTACGGTTCTGCTCCGGCTTCCTCCGCTCCGCGCGGCGGCTCGGCGGGTCGTGGGTCCAGCGCACCGTCGGGCGGCTTCTCGCGCGATCTGGACGACGACATCCCGTTCTGA
- a CDS encoding homocysteine S-methyltransferase family protein, which yields MAKYRQQLPQLEGGDFLTDGGMETTFVFHRGMELPHFAAFPLLDSDDGRSELLSYIEPYILLAQQRGVGFILDTPTWRANADWGHKLGYDRKALHDLNLRAVDFAEACRNRWETRATPVVISGIIGPRGDAYKGGQTDVAEAHDYHADQVASFAQSAADMVSAMTINTVEEATGIALAAAEHGIPCVVSFTVETNGRLLNGTSLQHAIERTDDATNGAPVYYMVNCAHPTHFDQALAVDAPWVRRIHGLRANASAKSHAELDESETLDIGDPADLGRRYRTLRRDFPGFRILGGCCGTDHRHVAAICEACTPSAGLAA from the coding sequence ATGGCAAAGTACAGACAGCAACTGCCGCAGCTTGAAGGCGGCGACTTCCTGACGGATGGTGGGATGGAAACCACCTTCGTCTTTCACCGGGGCATGGAACTGCCGCATTTCGCCGCCTTCCCACTGCTCGACAGCGACGATGGCCGCAGCGAACTGCTGAGCTACATCGAGCCCTACATCCTGCTGGCGCAGCAACGCGGCGTCGGCTTCATCCTCGACACGCCGACATGGCGCGCCAACGCAGACTGGGGTCATAAGCTCGGCTATGACCGCAAAGCCCTGCACGACCTCAACTTGCGCGCCGTGGACTTCGCCGAAGCCTGCCGGAACCGGTGGGAGACGCGCGCCACGCCCGTGGTGATCAGCGGGATCATCGGACCGCGCGGCGACGCATACAAGGGCGGCCAGACCGATGTGGCGGAGGCGCATGACTATCATGCCGACCAGGTTGCAAGCTTTGCGCAGTCGGCGGCCGACATGGTTTCGGCGATGACGATCAACACGGTGGAAGAGGCAACCGGCATTGCACTTGCCGCCGCCGAACACGGTATCCCTTGCGTCGTGTCATTCACGGTCGAAACCAACGGGCGCCTGCTGAACGGCACCAGCCTGCAGCACGCGATCGAACGGACCGACGACGCTACCAACGGGGCGCCCGTCTATTACATGGTCAATTGCGCCCATCCCACCCATTTCGACCAGGCTCTGGCCGTCGATGCGCCCTGGGTTCGGCGCATCCATGGGCTTAGAGCCAATGCCTCGGCCAAGAGCCACGCCGAGCTGGACGAGAGCGAGACACTCGACATCGGCGACCCGGCCGATCTCGGACGACGCTACCGGACGCTGCGGCGGGATTTTCCGGGTTTCAGGATCCTCGGCGGCTGCTGTGGCACAGACCATCGCCACGTCGCCGCGATCTGCGAGGCTTGCACGCCGTCCGCCGGACTTGCCGCCTGA
- a CDS encoding TetR/AcrR family transcriptional regulator — protein MDRQESRKGAATRERILEIAQHSVLSKGFAATSIEEVIAEAGITKSGFFYHFRDKNELAHEMLRRYIAENEQIFDDIFGRGAELSDDPLEAFLIGLKLLAELMKDLPSVHPGCLISAICYQERLFDREVRELSALTVMSWNDRFLGYLERIARLHPLKTNVELADLANMLCCIIDGGIIMSKILHQPDVLERQVLAYRAFIKAAFGRP, from the coding sequence TTGGACAGGCAGGAGAGCCGAAAGGGCGCCGCGACACGCGAGCGCATTCTGGAGATCGCGCAGCACAGCGTGCTGTCGAAGGGCTTTGCCGCGACCTCGATCGAGGAGGTGATCGCCGAGGCCGGCATCACCAAGAGCGGCTTCTTCTATCACTTCAGGGACAAGAACGAACTCGCCCATGAAATGCTGCGCCGCTACATTGCCGAGAACGAGCAGATCTTCGATGACATATTCGGTCGCGGCGCAGAATTGAGCGACGATCCGCTCGAAGCCTTCCTGATCGGCCTGAAACTCCTGGCCGAACTGATGAAGGACCTGCCGAGCGTGCATCCGGGATGCCTGATTTCCGCGATCTGCTACCAGGAACGCCTGTTCGACCGGGAGGTCCGTGAACTCAGCGCCCTGACCGTGATGTCGTGGAATGACCGATTCCTCGGGTATCTGGAGCGGATTGCAAGATTACACCCGCTCAAAACCAATGTCGAGTTGGCCGACCTTGCGAACATGCTCTGCTGCATCATCGACGGCGGCATCATCATGTCGAAGATTCTGCACCAGCCGGATGTACTCGAGCGCCAGGTGCTTGCCTACCGGGCCTTCATCAAGGCTGCGTTCGGCCGTCCGTGA
- a CDS encoding MarC family protein translates to MASAEAMIAAFTTLLVTVDPPGLAPLFLGLTVGMNKSQRKQVAVRGSIMGFAILTVFALFGATVLSALGISMGAFRIAGGLMLFAIAFEMIFERRNERKEKTTDDAITKDHIHNLAVFPLAIPLIAGPGAISATVLIAGTMNDLMGRAQLIGVIAVVLGLVYLALRVAERLNRFLGVTGRALLTRLLGVLLAALSVQFVVDGVKSAFAA, encoded by the coding sequence ATGGCCAGCGCCGAAGCCATGATTGCCGCCTTCACGACGTTGCTGGTCACGGTCGATCCGCCGGGGCTGGCGCCGCTGTTTCTCGGCCTGACGGTCGGCATGAACAAGAGCCAGCGCAAGCAGGTGGCGGTGCGTGGATCGATCATGGGATTTGCCATCCTGACCGTGTTTGCCCTGTTCGGCGCCACCGTCCTCAGCGCTCTCGGCATCTCGATGGGCGCCTTCCGCATCGCGGGCGGACTGATGCTGTTTGCCATCGCCTTCGAGATGATCTTCGAGCGCCGCAATGAACGCAAGGAAAAGACCACCGACGACGCGATCACCAAGGATCACATTCACAATCTGGCAGTGTTTCCGCTTGCCATTCCGCTGATCGCCGGCCCAGGCGCGATCTCGGCGACCGTACTGATCGCCGGTACTATGAATGACCTGATGGGCAGAGCGCAACTGATCGGCGTCATCGCCGTGGTGCTCGGACTGGTCTATCTGGCGCTCCGCGTGGCCGAGCGGCTGAACCGCTTCCTCGGCGTAACCGGTCGGGCACTTCTCACACGGCTTCTGGGCGTGCTTCTGGCGGCGCTGTCGGTGCAATTCGTCGTCGATGGCGTGAAGTCAGCCTTCGCTGCGTGA
- the gyrA gene encoding DNA gyrase subunit A → MTEQSTPGGGKFPQGIEPISIMEEMQRSYLDYAMSVIVSRALPDVRDGLKPVHRRILFGMNELGLDWNKKYVKSARVTGDVMGKYHPHGDSAIYDALARMAQDWSLRMPLIDGQGNFGSIDGDPPAAQRYTECRLEKVAHALLDDLDKETVDFRDNYDGTMSEPVVVPAKFPNLLVNGAGGIAVGMATNIPPHNLVEVVDGCIALMDNPAIELPEMMQIIPGPDFPTGALILGRSGIRSAYETGRGSVIMRGVAKVEPMRGDREQIIISEIPFQVNKSTMIEKMAELVREKRIEGISDLRDESDRQGYRVVIELKRDANADVILNQLYRYTPLQTSFGCNMVALNSGKPEQMTLLDMLRAFVAFREDVVSRRTKYLLRKARDRAHVLVGLAIAVTNIDEVIALIRRAPDPATAREQLMTRRWPAKDVESLIRLIDDPRHRINEDLTYNLSEEQARAILELRLARLTALGRDEIDEELNKIGAEIADYLDILSSRLRIQTIVKDELIAVRDEFGTPRRSVIMDGGPDMDDEDLIAREDMVVTVSHAGYIKRVPLATYRAQRRGGKGRSGMAMKDEDFATRLFVANTHTPVLFFSSRGIVYKEKVWRLPIGTPTSRGKAMINMFPLEPGERITSIMPLPEDETSWENLDVMFSTTRGTVRRNKLSDFIQVNRNGKIAMKLEEEGDEILNVETCVPPNQDLNLPGDDVLLTTALGQAIRFPIDEVRVFAGRNSIGVRGITLADGDRIISMTIVGHVEAEPWERAAYLKRSAVERRAAGVDEDDIALVGEEVVEEGQLSDERYEALKAQEQFVLTVSQKGYGKRSSSYDFRTSGRGGKGIRATDTSKTSEIGELVAAFPVQDKDQLMLVSDGGQLIRVPVDGIRIASRATKGVTIFSTAKDEKVVSVERISEPEGEEDVVEGVVEAVEGEVTQAPVESGPDTAEPTAE, encoded by the coding sequence TTGACTGAGCAAAGCACTCCCGGCGGCGGCAAGTTCCCGCAAGGCATCGAGCCTATTTCCATCATGGAGGAAATGCAGCGGTCCTATCTCGATTACGCGATGAGCGTGATCGTGAGCCGCGCGCTTCCAGACGTGCGAGACGGGCTCAAGCCCGTGCACCGCCGCATCCTTTTCGGGATGAATGAACTGGGGCTCGACTGGAACAAGAAATACGTCAAGAGCGCGCGCGTCACCGGTGACGTGATGGGTAAGTACCATCCGCATGGCGACTCGGCGATCTATGACGCGCTGGCCCGTATGGCGCAGGACTGGTCGCTGCGCATGCCGCTGATTGATGGTCAGGGCAATTTCGGCTCGATTGACGGCGATCCGCCGGCCGCCCAGCGTTACACCGAGTGCCGGCTGGAAAAGGTGGCGCATGCGCTGCTCGACGATCTCGACAAGGAGACTGTCGATTTCCGCGACAACTACGACGGCACCATGTCGGAACCGGTCGTCGTTCCGGCCAAGTTCCCCAACCTGCTGGTCAATGGCGCAGGCGGCATCGCGGTCGGCATGGCCACCAACATCCCGCCGCACAACTTGGTCGAGGTTGTCGACGGCTGCATCGCTCTGATGGACAATCCGGCGATCGAACTGCCGGAAATGATGCAGATCATCCCGGGACCCGACTTTCCGACCGGTGCCCTGATCCTCGGCCGCTCCGGCATCCGGTCGGCCTATGAGACTGGCCGCGGCTCCGTGATCATGCGTGGCGTCGCCAAGGTCGAGCCGATGCGCGGCGACCGTGAACAGATCATCATCTCCGAGATTCCCTTTCAGGTGAACAAGTCGACGATGATCGAGAAGATGGCCGAACTGGTGCGCGAAAAGCGCATTGAGGGCATTTCCGACCTGCGCGACGAGTCGGACCGTCAGGGCTACCGCGTCGTCATCGAACTGAAGCGCGACGCCAATGCCGATGTCATCCTGAATCAGCTTTATCGCTACACACCGCTGCAGACCTCGTTTGGCTGCAATATGGTGGCCCTGAACAGCGGCAAGCCGGAGCAGATGACGCTGCTCGACATGCTGCGCGCCTTCGTCGCCTTCCGCGAAGACGTCGTCAGCCGCCGCACCAAGTACCTCCTGCGCAAGGCGCGTGATCGCGCCCATGTCTTGGTTGGTCTGGCGATCGCGGTTACCAATATCGATGAGGTCATCGCCCTGATCCGCCGCGCGCCCGATCCGGCAACCGCGCGCGAACAGCTGATGACGCGCCGCTGGCCGGCCAAGGACGTCGAGTCGCTGATCCGCCTGATCGACGATCCGCGCCACCGGATCAACGAGGACCTGACCTACAATCTGTCCGAAGAGCAGGCCCGCGCCATTCTCGAACTGCGCCTGGCTCGACTGACTGCTCTCGGCCGCGACGAAATCGACGAGGAGCTCAACAAGATCGGCGCGGAAATCGCCGATTACCTCGACATCCTCTCGTCGCGTCTGCGCATCCAGACGATCGTCAAGGACGAACTTATCGCCGTCCGTGACGAGTTCGGTACACCGCGCCGCAGCGTCATCATGGATGGCGGCCCGGACATGGACGACGAGGACCTGATCGCCCGCGAGGACATGGTCGTCACCGTATCGCATGCCGGCTATATCAAGCGCGTGCCGCTCGCCACCTATCGCGCCCAACGCCGCGGCGGCAAGGGTCGCTCCGGCATGGCGATGAAGGACGAGGATTTCGCAACCCGCCTGTTTGTCGCCAATACCCATACGCCGGTGCTGTTCTTCTCCTCGCGTGGCATCGTCTACAAGGAAAAGGTCTGGCGCCTGCCGATCGGCACGCCGACCTCGCGCGGCAAGGCGATGATCAACATGTTCCCGCTGGAGCCCGGCGAGCGCATCACCTCGATCATGCCGCTGCCCGAGGACGAGACGAGCTGGGAAAACCTCGACGTCATGTTCTCGACGACGCGCGGCACCGTGCGCCGCAACAAGCTGTCCGACTTCATTCAGGTCAACCGCAACGGCAAGATCGCGATGAAGCTCGAGGAAGAGGGCGACGAGATCCTCAATGTCGAGACCTGCGTCCCGCCGAACCAAGACCTGAACCTTCCGGGCGACGACGTGCTTCTGACCACGGCGCTCGGCCAGGCCATCCGCTTCCCGATCGACGAAGTGCGCGTCTTCGCGGGCCGCAATTCGATCGGTGTTCGCGGTATTACGCTCGCCGATGGCGACCGCATCATCTCGATGACGATTGTCGGCCACGTTGAGGCTGAACCCTGGGAGCGCGCCGCCTATCTGAAGCGTTCGGCAGTAGAACGCCGTGCAGCGGGTGTCGACGAAGACGACATCGCGCTTGTCGGCGAGGAAGTGGTCGAGGAGGGACAGCTGTCCGACGAACGCTACGAAGCGCTGAAGGCGCAGGAACAGTTCGTCCTGACCGTCTCTCAGAAGGGTTACGGCAAGCGTTCGTCGTCCTACGATTTCCGTACCTCGGGCCGTGGCGGCAAGGGGATCCGCGCCACCGATACGTCGAAGACCAGCGAGATCGGCGAACTGGTCGCCGCCTTCCCGGTCCAGGACAAGGACCAGTTGATGCTGGTATCCGACGGCGGCCAGCTGATCCGCGTGCCGGTCGACGGCATCCGCATCGCCAGCCGGGCGACCAAGGGCGTCACCATCTTCTCGACAGCCAAGGACGAGAAAGTCGTGTCCGTCGAGCGCATCAGCGAGCCGGAAGGCGAGGAAGATGTGGTGGAAGGTGTTGTCGAGGCGGTCGAGGGAGAGGTCACGCAGGCGCCGGTCGAAAGCGGACCGGATACGGCCGAGCCGACTGCCGAGTAA
- the coaD gene encoding pantetheine-phosphate adenylyltransferase, with protein MTTAFYPGSFDPMTNGHLDVLVQALKVAGKVIVAIGIHPGKTPLFSYEERATLIGQALAQTLPDRAGDVDVVSFSGLAVDAARHHGASLLVRGLRDGTDFDYEMQMAGMNAQMAPQVQTVFLPAGTASRPITATLVRQIAAMGGDVSAFVPAAVLAALKSKHGR; from the coding sequence ATGACAACGGCATTTTATCCAGGCTCATTCGACCCGATGACCAATGGTCATCTCGATGTGCTCGTCCAGGCGCTGAAGGTCGCCGGCAAAGTTATCGTCGCGATCGGCATCCATCCCGGCAAGACGCCGCTCTTTTCCTATGAGGAGCGCGCGACCCTGATCGGCCAGGCGCTGGCGCAGACGCTGCCGGACCGGGCAGGGGATGTTGATGTCGTGTCCTTTAGTGGCCTGGCCGTCGATGCCGCGCGCCATCACGGTGCGAGCCTTCTCGTGCGCGGCCTGCGTGACGGCACCGATTTCGATTATGAAATGCAGATGGCGGGAATGAACGCCCAAATGGCACCGCAGGTGCAGACGGTCTTCCTGCCGGCCGGAACAGCCTCGCGGCCCATTACCGCCACATTGGTCCGGCAGATCGCCGCCATGGGTGGCGATGTGAGCGCCTTCGTCCCGGCGGCTGTTCTTGCTGCCCTGAAATCAAAACACGGGCGTTAA
- a CDS encoding peptidylprolyl isomerase has product MKLVHLATAFFLAVAGFGTAQAQSNDDFLTIQLKDGPVVIQLMPDIAPKHVAQIKELAKKGEYDNVAFHRVIEGFMAQTGDVQFGDMESGFDAARAGTGGSSMPDLPAEFSSVPFERGTIGMARSQDPNSANSQFFIMFADGGFLNGQYTVVGKVVAGMDAVDKIKRGEGGNGEVSNPDRMVKVTVGRN; this is encoded by the coding sequence ATGAAGCTCGTCCATCTCGCCACCGCATTTTTCCTCGCCGTCGCCGGATTTGGCACCGCGCAGGCCCAGTCGAACGACGATTTCCTCACCATCCAGCTCAAGGATGGCCCGGTCGTTATCCAGTTGATGCCGGACATTGCGCCAAAGCATGTCGCGCAGATCAAGGAACTCGCCAAGAAGGGCGAATATGACAATGTTGCCTTCCACCGCGTCATCGAGGGCTTCATGGCCCAGACCGGCGATGTGCAGTTCGGCGACATGGAAAGCGGCTTCGACGCCGCGCGCGCCGGCACCGGTGGCTCCAGCATGCCGGATCTTCCGGCCGAATTTTCGAGCGTGCCGTTCGAACGCGGCACCATCGGCATGGCCCGCAGCCAGGATCCGAATTCCGCCAACTCGCAGTTCTTCATCATGTTTGCCGATGGCGGCTTCCTCAACGGCCAGTACACGGTCGTCGGCAAGGTCGTCGCTGGCATGGATGCCGTCGACAAGATCAAGCGCGGCGAAGGTGGCAATGGCGAAGTCTCGAACCCTGACCGCATGGTGAAGGTCACCGTCGGCCGCAACTGA
- a CDS encoding peptidylprolyl isomerase, with product MAEIKDPENTIIMETTKGKVVISLFPDIAPAHVERIKELSREGAYDGVVFHRVIEDFMAQTGDVQYGKQGGADFNPGRAGMGGSSKPDLKAEFSATNHTRGICSMARSQNPNSANSQFFICFTDAPWLNKQYSAWGQVIEGMEVIDTIKRGEPVRDPDSIVSMKVAADA from the coding sequence ATGGCCGAGATCAAGGATCCGGAAAACACCATCATCATGGAAACGACCAAGGGCAAGGTCGTTATCTCCCTTTTCCCGGACATCGCGCCGGCTCACGTCGAGCGGATCAAGGAACTGTCGCGCGAAGGCGCCTATGACGGCGTCGTTTTCCACCGCGTCATCGAAGACTTCATGGCGCAGACCGGCGACGTGCAGTACGGCAAGCAGGGTGGCGCGGACTTCAATCCGGGCCGTGCCGGCATGGGTGGTTCGTCCAAGCCGGACCTGAAGGCTGAATTCTCGGCCACCAACCACACCCGTGGCATCTGCTCTATGGCCCGTTCGCAGAACCCGAACTCCGCCAACTCGCAGTTCTTCATCTGCTTCACAGACGCGCCTTGGCTCAACAAGCAGTATTCTGCCTGGGGCCAGGTCATCGAGGGTATGGAAGTCATCGACACCATCAAGCGTGGCGAACCTGTTCGCGATCCGGACTCGATCGTTTCGATGAAGGTCGCTGCCGACGCCTGA